The nucleotide window AACAGGAAGTTTGTGAACCGTAAAGCCTAACTCGCCCAGTTGCTCAGCCAGAGTTTCTGCGATTTGTTTTTCATTCATCGATTCACTGTCAATGCGAACCAGTTGGCAGAAGTGTTCAACTAGACGTTTTTGGTTAATTTGTGTCATTTGGAGGTCTCATCTTTCAGGGGCGAGGGCGCTAACGATGAAGCCAGACAACGTCCTCGAACGGAACAGAGTCGTTGTTATTACATACTGGAGAGTGATGGATACTGAGATGAATCAAAAAAGTTGGGTGCTTGACAGAACTATAACCAGACGTGCTGAGAAACTAGTCGCATTGTCATGTTCTTGAGGAAAGCAAGTATGAGATAAATGCGCTGGTTTAATCATAAGTGAATGATTTGTTTAAAACATCACCAGACTGCCAATAAATATCGCCACGGTAACAATCTGTTTACATGTAAGTGAAGTGCTTGAATTTAACATTGATAGTTTAATTTACTGAAAATTATGTGTTTTGTTGCGTTGTTTATACGTGATTGCTGATGAGGGTTTGTGCGTAACAAATATTTTACATTTGCAGCTTCGGAACCTGAAAACAGAGATTTTGGTTGATGTATTCCAATTTTCTTCCACCTGCGCCAAGTTAGAAAAATAGTTTAGAAACGCTGTAAACAAATTAATGACGCAAGGAGAAAGTCATGGTGGACGCATACAACCCATTAGGTACAGACGGATTTGAGTTTGTGGAATACACAGCTGCAGACAGTAAAGGCATTGAACAACTCAAAGCACTGTTTGTATCGTTAGGCTTTGCAGAAATCGCGAAGCACCGTTCGAAAGAAGCATGGTTATATCGTCAGGGTGACATCAGTTTTATCGTCAATGCACAACCTCATAGTCAAGCGGAAGGGTTTGCTAAAGTACATGGCCCGTCAGTGTGTGGTATGGCATTTCGCGTAAAAGACGCCACAGCGGCGCTTGAGCACGCAATACAAAACGGTGGTATAGAATACAAAACCGAAATTGGCCCGATGGAACTCAGCATTCCAGCGATTTACGGTATTGGTGAGAGCTTGCTCTATTTTGTTGACCGATACGGTAAGCAGAGTATTTACGATGTCGATTTCCGTTTTTACGATGATGCGCAAGAGCGTCTGGAGAAATCTGATGTGGGTCTTTACGAGATCGATCACCTGACCCATAACGTTAAACAGGGCAACATGGACGTATGGTCTGGTTTCTATGAGCGCATCGGTAACTTCCGAGAAATCCGTTATTTTGACATTGAAGGTAAACTCACAGGCCTCGTCAGCCGTGCGATGACCGCACCTTGTGGCAAGATCCGAATTCCTATCAATGAGTCCTCTGACGATAAATCGCAAATCGAAGAGTTTATCCGTGAATACAATGGCGAAGGCATTCAGCATATCGCTCTGACAACGGATGACATCTACCAAACCGTTCAAACGTTACGCGACCGTGGTATGGACTTTATGCCAACTCCAGATACCTACTACGAGAAGGTCGACCAGCGTGTTGAAGGGCATGGTGAAGACGTTAATAAGCTTCGTGACTTACAAATTCTGATTGATGGCGCACCGACGAAAGACGGCATCTTGCTGCAAATCTTTACCCAAACCGTGATTGGCCCGGTGTTCTTCGAGATCATTCAACGCAAAGGTAACGAAGGATTTGGTGAAGGTAACTTCAAAGCGTTATTTGAATCGATTGAAGAAGACCAAATTCGCCGAGGAGTACTGAACGATGCATAAATGGATCACATTCCCTCATCGGGAGGGAGTGTGCTCAAAGCAAGCACATGCTGATTTCCCGGAAGAGGCAATTTATGAACGTGAAGCGGGTCGAAGTGGATTCTTTGGCCCTGCTGCACATTTTCATCATCAACACGCGCCAACAGGTTGGTCTGAGTGGGAAGGCGAGTTGCGTCCACGAGCGTTTGATTTCAATCTCGTAGAGAAAGCCAGCCACATAACGCCTTGGGCGGTGCCACACTTACTGCATAACGCCAACTGTAAAATCCGTGTTTGGCGCATGGATGAAAAGATGGATTTTCTGGTACGAAATGCAGACGGCGATGAGCTGCTGTTTATCCACCAGGGGACTGCCGATCTTTACTGTGACTACGGGCACTTAAAAGTGAGTGAAGGGGATTATGTCATGATCCCGCGCTCCACGAGCTGGCGCTTAGAGCCAAGCGAGCCGATGTTCATTCTGATGATCGAAAACACCGATGCGGCTTATACCTTGCCAGAAAAGGGCATGGTGGGAAATCACGCTGTGTTTGATCCTGCGGTACTCGAAACACCGTCGATAAACGACCAATTCCGCGCGCAGTATTCAGAGAACAGTACTCAGGTACAGGTGAAGCGTCACGATAAAGTTAGCGTGATCACTTATCCGTTTAATCCGTTAGACGCGATTGGCTGGCATGGCGACTTAGCCGTAGTAAAAGTGAACTGGCGTGATATTCGTCCACTTATGTCACATCGTTACCACTTACCACCGTCCGCACATACTACATTTGTAGGAGCAGGATTTGTGGTGTGTACCTTTGTTCCTCGTCCGATAGAGAGTGATCCTGGCGCGCTTAAAGTACCGTTCTACCACAACAACGATGACTATGACGAAGTCTTGTTCTACCACGCAGGCGATTTCTTTAGCCGTGACAATATTGAAGCGGGCATGGTGACATTCCACCCAGCTGGATTTACGCACGGACCTCACCCAAAAGCCTTTAAAGCGGGTCAGGAATACAAGAAGAAGTTTACTGACGAGGTGGCGGTGATGATAGATACGCGCCACGCGCTTCAGCTCTCGGATGAACTGGAAAAGGTAGAAAACAAAGAATACGTCTACAGCTGGCAAGAAAAATAAGAGGCAAGGATGAAATTAGCAACCAAGAAAAATGGTACTCGCGATGGCCTGTTGATGGTCGTGAGTAAAGACTTAACTCGCTGCGTTCCAGCGACAGAAGTGTTCCATCCAAAAAATTTAGCGCCGACGATGCAAGTCGCACTGGACAACTGGGAAGCGGTAGCGCCGCAATTGGAAGAACTGTACACCGCACTTAACAGAGGAACGGTCGCAGGATTCGAAGAATTCGAGGCACACTATTGTGAATCTCCTTTACCAAGAGCATATCAGTGGGCAGATGGCAGCGCGTACGTAAACCACGTGGAGCTGGTTCGTAAAGCTCGTGGAGCAGAAATGCCTGAGAGCTTCTGGACAGATCCTTTGATGTATCAGGGTGGCTCAGATGCGTTTATCGGCCCTTGCGATAACATCGAATTTGCCAGCGACGAGTGGGGCATTGATTTTGAAGGCGAAGTCGCGGTAGTGACGGGTGATGTGCCAATGGGTGCGAGTATCGCCGAGGCGCAAGAATCGATCAGGCTCATCATGTTGGTGAACGACGTCTCGCTGCGCGGCCTGATTCCTGCAGAGTTGGCGAAAGGGTTTGGCTTCTTCCAGTCTAAGCCGTCATCCGCATTCTCTCCTGTTGCGGTGACACCAGATGAGCTCGGCGATGCATGGTACGAAAACAAAGTCCATTTACCATTGGTTTCGACCTACAATCACAAGCCATTTGGTTGTCCGAATGCTGGGGTAGACATGACATTCGACTTTGCGGATCTCATCGTCCATGCTACTAAAACGCGTCCGCTGTCTGCTGGAGCGATAATCGGCTCTGGTACCGTGTCTAACAAACAAGGTACTGAACATGGCACATCGATTGAAGAAGGTGGCGTCGGTTACTCTTGTATTGCTGAAGTGCGCATGATTGAAACCATACGCGATGGTAAACCGTCGACGAACTTTATGTCGTTTGGTGATGCAATCAAACTTGAGATGTTTGATGCAGATGGCAACAATATCTTCGGCTCGATTGATCAACAAGTTAGCCAGTACTTGAAGCATTAATACAGGGAAAATGAATGAGCGAACAGATCACGCTTTATGGATATTGGCGATCCTCTGCGGCTTATCGTGTACGCATTTGTCTGAATCTTAAAGAGATCCAGTATGAATCAAAATCGGTGCACTTGGTGCGTGAGGGAGGAGAGCAACACAGCGAGGAGTATCACAAACTGAATGCCTCTGAGCTGGTGCCAGTGCTGGTGGATGGTGAACTTCGATTAAACCAGTCTCTGGCTATTATTCAGTATCTCGATGAAAATTATCCGGATGTTGCTGTCATTCCAAAGCGTTCACCTTTGCGATATCAAGCGCTTTCCATGGCACAGGATATTGCCATTGAGATTCACCCTTTGAATAATTTGCGCGTCTTGCAGTACCTGGAAGGGGAGTTGGCGTGTGATGCAGAGCGTAAAGTCGCCTGGATTCATCACTGGATTAACAAAGGCTTTGCTTCATTAGAAGAAAAACTGGCAAACCATAGAAAATTGCATGGTGATTGTAAGTTCAGTCTGACCGATTCACCGTCTATCGTTGATATTTGCTTGGTACCGCAAGTGTATAATGCGTTGCGCTTTGGTGTTGATTTGGCCGCTTATCCGATAATCAACTCGATTGTTGAAGCCTGTTATCAACTTCCGGCTTTCATTGATGCCATGCCAGAGCATCAACCGGATGCCAATAGTTAGATCTTAGAGCTTAACAGATGCCTCTGTTAAGCTCATTTCCTACCCTGAATCTCACCATTATTGCAAAATTGTGCCGTTTTGTTGCTCTGGTCAACGTTTAGATTTAGGCTTGATCAACTTGTTGTTTTCGGCTCGTTTTATCTATGACCAACATCTTTATCATCGTAGTTCTTCTGGTTGTTTTTTTCTTCATTATTCAAAAATATGTGCTCAAGCATGATGACACCCGAGACTACTCATATTGCTCAAAAGGCGCTTTGTTAAGAGGGCAAGAAGCTGCGTTTTTCAATGCCTTAAGAACCGCTGTTGG belongs to Vibrio sp. STUT-A11 and includes:
- the hppD gene encoding 4-hydroxyphenylpyruvate dioxygenase translates to MVDAYNPLGTDGFEFVEYTAADSKGIEQLKALFVSLGFAEIAKHRSKEAWLYRQGDISFIVNAQPHSQAEGFAKVHGPSVCGMAFRVKDATAALEHAIQNGGIEYKTEIGPMELSIPAIYGIGESLLYFVDRYGKQSIYDVDFRFYDDAQERLEKSDVGLYEIDHLTHNVKQGNMDVWSGFYERIGNFREIRYFDIEGKLTGLVSRAMTAPCGKIRIPINESSDDKSQIEEFIREYNGEGIQHIALTTDDIYQTVQTLRDRGMDFMPTPDTYYEKVDQRVEGHGEDVNKLRDLQILIDGAPTKDGILLQIFTQTVIGPVFFEIIQRKGNEGFGEGNFKALFESIEEDQIRRGVLNDA
- a CDS encoding homogentisate 1,2-dioxygenase; the encoded protein is MHKWITFPHREGVCSKQAHADFPEEAIYEREAGRSGFFGPAAHFHHQHAPTGWSEWEGELRPRAFDFNLVEKASHITPWAVPHLLHNANCKIRVWRMDEKMDFLVRNADGDELLFIHQGTADLYCDYGHLKVSEGDYVMIPRSTSWRLEPSEPMFILMIENTDAAYTLPEKGMVGNHAVFDPAVLETPSINDQFRAQYSENSTQVQVKRHDKVSVITYPFNPLDAIGWHGDLAVVKVNWRDIRPLMSHRYHLPPSAHTTFVGAGFVVCTFVPRPIESDPGALKVPFYHNNDDYDEVLFYHAGDFFSRDNIEAGMVTFHPAGFTHGPHPKAFKAGQEYKKKFTDEVAVMIDTRHALQLSDELEKVENKEYVYSWQEK
- the maiA gene encoding maleylacetoacetate isomerase, whose amino-acid sequence is MSEQITLYGYWRSSAAYRVRICLNLKEIQYESKSVHLVREGGEQHSEEYHKLNASELVPVLVDGELRLNQSLAIIQYLDENYPDVAVIPKRSPLRYQALSMAQDIAIEIHPLNNLRVLQYLEGELACDAERKVAWIHHWINKGFASLEEKLANHRKLHGDCKFSLTDSPSIVDICLVPQVYNALRFGVDLAAYPIINSIVEACYQLPAFIDAMPEHQPDANS
- a CDS encoding fumarylacetoacetate hydrolase family protein, whose translation is MKLATKKNGTRDGLLMVVSKDLTRCVPATEVFHPKNLAPTMQVALDNWEAVAPQLEELYTALNRGTVAGFEEFEAHYCESPLPRAYQWADGSAYVNHVELVRKARGAEMPESFWTDPLMYQGGSDAFIGPCDNIEFASDEWGIDFEGEVAVVTGDVPMGASIAEAQESIRLIMLVNDVSLRGLIPAELAKGFGFFQSKPSSAFSPVAVTPDELGDAWYENKVHLPLVSTYNHKPFGCPNAGVDMTFDFADLIVHATKTRPLSAGAIIGSGTVSNKQGTEHGTSIEEGGVGYSCIAEVRMIETIRDGKPSTNFMSFGDAIKLEMFDADGNNIFGSIDQQVSQYLKH